From the genome of Pleuronectes platessa unplaced genomic scaffold, fPlePla1.1 scaffold_359, whole genome shotgun sequence:
TTGTAGCAGATTAAAAATCACattaaacagtaaaaaaaaaattctctcgTCAACAAAAGTATCCCACATGACAGGTGATGTCCTTTTTAGTCTAAGGCCTTGATTATTACGACTCTGCCGGTAACCAGGCCTCATTGTCAGCTCCATTAAGAGCGTACCAGAGGCCACAATAAAGAATCAGCTCAGGTTTGTGTGGCCTCAGTATTTCCACACAGTTGTGTGAGAGCTGTCAACCAGCACTCGTGTTGTAAAAGACAAAGTGTCcctgtgtcctcctctctggGGCTAACGGCCTCGAGTCCATCTCAGCGTGGGTGAAATCAAATAACAgggatgaaaaatgtataacaAAATGAGATTATGACTAAGAGCCCGGGATGAAAAGACGTGTCCATTTAGAAGTTGTTGACCTGCGATGCTTCATTTTCATTAATGGAAAGATGATAGAAGAGTTTATTCAGGTTGAAGACAGCCGAGTGGTTTTGCTGTTGGGCTGATAATGGACTAGTCCATTTTCCCTCCCATTTAAATAACAAGGTCTCCAACTGTGCATGCAGACCTAGATCGAAAGCAGCTACGCTTCTGtccagagttgtgtgtttgtgtatataatgGAGCATTAATACAGGTTCGAACTCCGTTATCATATTTGACTCACCTGCAAACAGGCCACTCCGATTCCCACCGCACCGATGACCAACAGGTGGTCGGCAGAAACTGCTCCAGCTTAGTGATGCATCCTCCCTGCAGGGTGAAAGGATGAAGAGGGAAAATACACATAAGAGAAAtatcttctttattttattaaaaaccaaTCGGTCAAAAGAAAATTACGTTCTCATTTAGCCGTAATTTCCCCGCACTGACCTCCACCTTGTAGATGTTGGACGGGTGTCTCTCTGGCCACAGAGAGGGGTGATGGTCTTACAGCAGCTGTCGGGCACAACCCTTCGCTCTGCGAGCCTCGACGAAATGTAGGCGCTCACCATCCAGTCGTGGGAGTTGTTGCTGCCACAGCACTTGAACTGGAGAGTCAGACAGAAGAGGGGCGAGGGTTTGGATTAGGTCACACAGTGAAGGAGCAAAGCTCAAATCACTCTCCTCAATAACTGAGATCGTTTTTAAGGTTGAACTCAGATCAGGCTAAAACCGCCTCCTCAAATCAGTGTAAGAATTCTTGCAACTTAAAT
Proteins encoded in this window:
- the LOC128436328 gene encoding LOW QUALITY PROTEIN: tetraspanin-11-like (The sequence of the model RefSeq protein was modified relative to this genomic sequence to represent the inferred CDS: inserted 2 bases in 2 codons), with product KPSPLFCLTLQFKCCGSNNSHDWMVSAYISSRLAERRVVPDSCCKTITPLCGQRXHPSNIYKVEGGCITKLEQFXADHLLVIGAVGIGVACLQLAGAALTACFIYLLYKEEEDDFGTL